Proteins encoded by one window of Bubalus bubalis isolate 160015118507 breed Murrah chromosome 4, NDDB_SH_1, whole genome shotgun sequence:
- the LOC102391325 gene encoding keratin, type II cytoskeletal 7 yields MSLHFGSQVFSSRSAAFPGRGTQVRLSSVRPGGFGSSSSLYGLGASRPRVAARSSYGAPVGPGIRAVTINQSLLTPLQVDIDPSIQQVRQEEREQIKTLNNKFASFIDKVRFLEQQNKLLETKWALLQEQKSAKSNRLPGIFEAQIAGLRKQLEALQLDGGRLEVELRNMQDVVEDFKNKYEDEINRRTAAENEFVVLKKDVDVAYMNKVELQDKVDTLNDEINFLRTLYEQELKELQSEVSDTSVVLSMDNNRSLDLDSIIAEVKAQYEEIANRSRAEAEACYQTKFETLQAQAGKHGDDIRNTRNEIADMNRAVQRLQAEIDSIKNQRAKLEAAIADAEQRGELAVKDARAKQEDLEAALQKAKQDMTRQLREYQELMNVKLALDIEIATYRKLLEGEESRLTGDGVGAVNISVVSSAGGSGSRLTFGGTMGNNALRFSSAGGPGTLKAYSMRTTSATSRSPRK; encoded by the exons ATGTCGCTCCACTTCGGCTCCCAGGTCTTCAGCTCGCGCTCCGCCGCCTTCCCGGGCCGCGGCACCCAGGTGCGCCTGAGCTCGGTGCGCCCCGGCGGCttcggcagcagcagcagtctctatGGCTTGGGCGCCTCTCGGCCTCGAGTGGCCGCGCGCTCATCCTACGGGGCCCCAGTGGGCCCCGGCATCCGCGCGGTCACCATCAATCAGAGCCTGCTGACCCCGCTGCAGGTGGACATCGACCCCTCCATCCAGCAGGTGCGCCAGGAGGAGCGCGAGCAGATCAAGACCCTCAACAACAAGTTCGCCTCCTTCATCGACAAG GTGCGGTTTCTGGAGCAGCAGAACAAGCTGCTGGAGACCAAGTGGGCGCTGCTGCAGGAGCAGAAGTCTGCCAAGAGCAACCGCCTCCCCGGCATCTTTGAGGCCCAGATTGCTGGCCTGCGGAAGCAACTAGAGGCCCTGCAGCTGGATGGGGGTCGCCTGGAGGTGGAGCTTCGGAACATGCAGGATGTCGTGGAAGACTTCAAGAATAA GTATGAAGATGAAATTAACCGTCGCACAGCTGCTGAGAATGAgtttgtggtgttgaagaag GATGTGGATGTTGCCTACATGAACAAGGTGGAGTTGCAGGACAAGGTGGATACCCTGAATGATGAGATCAACTTCCTCAGGACCCTCTATGAGCAG GAGCTGAAAGAGCTGCAGTCTGAGGTCTCAGACACATCCGTGGTCCTGTCCATGGACAACAACCGCTCCCTGGACTTGGACAGCATCATTGCTGAAGTCAAGGCCCAGTATGAGGAGATCGCCAACCGCAGCCGGGCCGAGGCCGAGGCCTGTTACCAGACCAAG TTTGAGACCCTCCAGGCCCAGGCTGGGAAGCATGGGGACGACATCCGGAATACCCGGAATGAGATTGCGGACATGAACCGGGCTGTCCAGAGGCTGCAGGCCGAGATCGACAGCATCAAGAACCAG CGCGCCAAGTTGGAAGCCGCCATTGCTGATGCTGAACAGCGTGGGGAACTGGCTGTCAAGGATGCACGGGCCAAGCAGGAGGATCTGGAGGCCGCCCTGCAGAAGGCCAAGCAGGACATGACCCGGCAGCTCCGGGAGTACCAGGAGCTCATGAATGTCAAGCTGGCCCTGGACATCGAGATCGCCACCTACCGCAAGCTGCTGGAGGGCGAGGAGAGCCG gtTGACCGGAGATGGAGTGGGAGCCGTGAACATCT ctGTGGTCAGTTCCGCGGGCGGCTCTGGTAGCCGGCTGACCTTTGGGGGGACCATGGGCAACAACGCCCTGAGATTCTCCAGCGCTGGAGGGCCTGGGACCCTCAAGGCCTACTCCATGAGGACCACATCCGCCACAAGCAGGAGCCCCCGCAAATGA
- the LOC102390981 gene encoding LOW QUALITY PROTEIN: keratin, type II cuticular Hb1 (The sequence of the model RefSeq protein was modified relative to this genomic sequence to represent the inferred CDS: inserted 1 base in 1 codon): protein MVGFWVQLPSPTAARRHSTMSCLSSRVCIPGGVRAFSCVSACGPRPGRCCITAAPYRGISCYRGLTGGFGSRSVCGGFRAGSFDRSFGYRSRRVGGPCPPCITTVSVNESLLTPLNLEIDPNAQCVKQEEKEQIKCLNNRFAAFIDKVRFLEQQNKLLETKLQFHQDRECCESNLEALYEGYIQTLKREAEHVEADGRRLASQSNHIQEALEGYKKKYEEEVALRATAENEFVALKKDVDGAYLRKSELEANVEALTQETDFLRXMYEEELQVLHTHISDTSVIVKMDNSQDLNMDSTVAEIQAQYDDTAGRSRAEAESWYRSKCEEIKATVIQHGETLRCTKEEINELNCMIQRLTAEVENAKCQNSKLEAAVTQAEQQGEAALNDASCKLAGLEEALQKAKQNIACLLKEYQEVMNSKLGLDIEIATYRCLLEGEEQRLCEGIGTLNVCK from the exons ATGGTGGGCTTCTGGGTCCAGCTGCCCTCTCCCACCGCCGCTCGCCGCCACAGCACCATGTCCTGCCTCTCATCGCGCGTCTGCATTCCCGGCGGGGTCCGAGCCTTCAGCTGCGTCTCCGCCTGCGGACCCCGGCCCGGCCGCTGCTGCATTACGGCCGCCCCCTACCGCGGCATCTCCTGCTACCGCGGCCTCACCGGGGGCTTCGGTAGCCGCAGCGTCTGCGGGGGCTTCCGCGCCGGGTCCTTCGACCGCAGCTTCGGGTACCGCTCCCGCCGCGTGGGCGGCCCCTGCCCTCCCTGCATCACCACGGTGTCAGTCAATGAGAGCCTCCTCACGCCCCTCAACCTGGAGATCGACCCCAATGCGCAGTGCgtgaagcaagaggagaaggagcagaTCAAGTGTCTCAACAACAGGTTTGCTGCCTTCATCGACAAG GTGCGCTTCCTGGAGCAGCAGAACAAGCTGCTGGAGACCAAGCTGCAGTTCCACCAGGACCGCGAGTGCTGCGAGAGCAACCTGGAGGCCCTTTACGAGGGCTACATCCAAACGCTGAAGCGGGAGGCTGAGCATGTGGAGGCTGACGGCAGGAGGCTGGCCTCACAGTCCAACCACATACAGGAGGCACTGGAGGGCTACAAGAA AAA GTATGAAGAGGAGGTGGCCCTCAGGGCCACTGCTGAGAATGAATTTGTGGCCCTGAAGAAG GATGTGGACGGAGCCTACCTCCGTAAGTCAGAGCTGGAGGCCAACGTGGAGGCCCTGACCCAGGAGACTGACTTTCTGC AGATGTATGAGGAG GAGCTCCAAGTTCTCCACACCCACATCTCAGACACCTCGGTCATCGTCAAGATGGACAACAGCCAGGACCTGAACATGGACAGCACTGTGGCTGAGATCCAGGCTCAGTATGACGACACCGCCGGTCGCAGCCGGGCCGAGGCTGAGTCCTGGTACCGCAGCAAG TGTGAGGAGATCAAGGCCACAGTGATCCAGCATGGGGAGACCCTGCGCTGCACCAAGGAGGAGATCAACGAGCTGAACTGCATGATCCAGAGGCTGACGGCCGAGGTCGAGAATGCCAAGTGCCAG AACTCCAAGCTGGAGGCTGCAGTGACCCAGGCTGAGCAGCAGGGTGAGGCGGCCCTTAATGATGCCAGCTGCAAGCTAGCAGGGCTGGAGGAGGCTCTGCAGAAGGCCAAGCAGAACATAGCCTGCCTGCTCAAGGAGTACCAGGAGGTGATGAACTCCAAGCTGGGCCTGGACATCGAGATTGCCACCTACAGGTGCCTGCTGGAGGGCGAGGAGCAGAG GTTGTGTGAAGGCATTGGAACTCTGAATGTCTGTAAGTAA
- the LOC102390653 gene encoding keratin, type II cuticular Hb1-like, whose product MTCGSACFSSRSGVRNSSSCVTTQRYAPGRTFSCVSACGPRPSRCCITAAPYRGVSCYRGLTGGFSSRSVCGGSRAGSSSHSFGYRSGGPSPPCITSVSVNQSLLRPLNLEIDPNVQSIKHQEKEQIKSLNSKFAAFIDKVRFLEQQNKLLETKWKFYQNQRCCESNLEPLFNGYIETLRREAERVEADSGRLASELNSLQEVLQGYKKKYEEEVALKTTAENEFVKIKQEVNCAYVLKGDLEANAHSLVEEVGFLKTLYEEELRVMQAHISDTSVIVKMDNSRYLNMDSIVAEIKAHYDEIASRSQAKAESWYRSKYEEIKATVIRHGETLSRTKEEINELNRLIQRLTAEIENAKSQNSKLEAAVTQAEQQGEAALNDAQGKLAGLEKALQKAKQDMACLLKEYQEVMSSKLGLDIEIATYRRLLEGEEQRLCEGINAVNVSE is encoded by the exons ATGACCTGTGGATCAGCTTGCTTTAGCTCCCGTAGTGGAGTCCGCAATTCCAGCTCCTGTGTGACCACTCAAAGGTACGCTCCTGGGCGCACCTTCAGCTGTGTCTCGGCCTGCGGGCCCAGGCCCAGCCGCTGCTGCATCACGGCTGCTCCTTACCGCGGTGTCTCCTGCTACCGTGGGCTCACTGGGGGCTTCAGCAGTCGCAGTGTCTGTGGGGGCTCCCGTGCTGGTTCCAGCAGCCACAGCTTTGGGTACCGCTCTGGTGGCCCCAGCCCTCCCTGCATCACCTCTGTGTCAGTCAACCAGAGCCTCCTCAGGCCCCTCAACCTGGAGATCGACCCCAATGTGCAGAGCATAAAGCACCAGGAGAAGGAGCAGATCAAGAGCCTCAACAGCAAGTTTGCTGCCTTCATTGACAAG GTGCGCTTCCTGGAGCAGCAGAACAAGCTGCTGGAGACCAAGTGGAAGTTCTACCAGAACCAGCGCTGCTGCGAGAGCAACCTGGAGCCCCTGTTCAATGGCTACATCGAGACGCTGAGGCGGGAGGCTGAGCGTGTGGAGGCCGACAGCGGGAGGCTGGCCTCAGAGCTCAACAGCCTGCAGGAGGTGCTGCAGGGCTACAAGAAGAA GTATGAAGAAGAGGTCGCCCTGAAGACCACGGCAGAGAATGAGTTTGTCAAAATCAAGCAG GAGGTTAATTGTGCCTATGTGCTCAAGGGAGATCTGGAGGCCAACGCACACAGCCTGGTAGAGGAGGTGGGCTTCCTGAAGACCCTGTATGAAGAG GAGTTGAGAGTCATGCAAGCCCACATCTCAGACACCTCAGTTATTGTCAAGATGGACAATAGCCGGTACCTGAACATGGACAGCATTGTCGCTGAGATCAAGGCTCACTATGATGAAATCGCCAGCCGCAGTCAGGCCAAGGCTGAGAGCTGGTACCGCAGCAAG tATGAGGAGATCAAGGCCACAGTGATCCGGCATGGGGAGACCCTGAGCCGCACCAAGGAGGAGATCAATGAGCTCAACCGCCTGATCCAGAGGCTGACAGCTGAGATTGAAAATGCTAAGAGCCAG AACTCCAAGCTGGAGGCCGCAGTGACCCAGGCGGAGCAGCAGGGCGAGGCGGCCCTTAATGATGCCCAGGGCAAGCTGGCGGGGCTGGAGAAAGCCCTGCAGAAGGCCAAGCAGGACATGGCCTGCCTGCTCAAGGAGTACCAGGAGGTGATGAGCTCCAAGCTGGGCCTGGACATCGAGATCGCCACCTACAGGCGCCTGCTGGAGGGCGAGGAGCAGAG